The sequence tgctTATGGCCACattatgttggcgcctgatagtaGCACaatggcgtcattggcacatgccaatggtgtagtggaatgtagcggcatgccagtggcatagtggcgcctggcgtagcgtcgacagctattttggcatattggtgttaaactcaaatatggctctggcaacacTGGTCCTGTTGCTATATAAAACTTAAAGCCTTGGGAaaattacttgacttagttggcgtggcaactttagctaaattagggtttggcatatcgaaaccctaattagagcgtACGACATGGCCGCGGCAcggtggcgctttatgcaatcggtgccatggccacattaaaggaatcATGGCatgccataatatgggaataatcACAGGCACAAGGATGGCCACATGTGATTATAGAATGGTATCGTTTTTAGGATTTGGCGGgtccacatggctcgtggcatgtttggcatgccaattagcatgttggcgcggcttttggaaagccaatttggcattgtgaccttctggcgcaactttgcctcttttgatactgtagcaggtttagagcgacctgattggtcgattaaaaagagggtcggccaagcatgggcgtggccacacttctagtgtgtgtGTGGCggctttaaagcgacctgattggtcgatgggaaatagggacgACAAGTATGTGCCcatccacaactcatgtgcgtgtggcgggtttaaggcgacctgattggtcgacgggaaataagAGTCGGTCGAGCAGCATGGGGGTGGCCACTTGCaggtggcgccagctggcctatggcatggccacacctccctttgttgctgctcttatttcgcggctccttttattccttgttttatgattgtgggtaggattttgcgcctactaatccatggaggattaattatctAGTTCGCCtatgcttaatttcgacaggcaaggtctattatactgcgcagggcgcaaaaccctaatttttgcaaattagtcagggtaatatctgaatcttgtggattatcataaaattgattgaattctatgtgttgacacagagttctttaagttcataatttCTAAGAATAGATAGATTTTTCAAAAGATTATGGTTTTCAAAGTCTGAAAATTGTGAAATAGAAACTAGAAAAGGTGTTATAAATGAAATGTTGGAGGAAACTAATCAAAATATTTTATACAAGGAAGGCGGAGTAGTTCTATAACTTCTTGTTGCATGGATTTTTGGGATTAATTCCTACTCGATAGAACTGAGTTAGTGATTAAAAATAGCATGGATCTCCTTGGATGGAAACTCCCTGCCCAGAAACTTGCACCACCCCCATCTGATCTTGATTTTATATTGTTCGAGTAGCAATGGAGAATTGTGTAATTCGGTATGGCTAATGTAGATGTcgttgtttcattattttatttttcctattttccctttttctttattGTTATGGTTTTGGACATTCATATATGGCTAGACTTCCGAACCTGCACTTGGTGGAAAAGTGTAGCATTGAAAATCTCCATTACCAATGCAAACAAATATATGGATAAAGGACATCCATGTATTAGCCGTCTTTTTACCCAAAAACAAAATACACAGGGAGAACCATTGACTAGCACCGATAACTTAGAAGTAGTGATGCACAATGAAATCCGTTCtatgtgcaacggacggacgggaTTAAGAGTCATCCACATGTAATCCGTCAAAGTTGTGAATTTGGAAAACCCAACCGTGTTTCAATCACCCGTGAATTTGACATCCGCAGATCAACGGGTGATACGGACCGGATGCGGCTAAACCGCGGATTTAATCAAAAAAGAAATTACTAAATTGGGCGGATTTACTTCTGACAATATAAGCAGAATGGTGCTTGCCTATAGATTTTGCAAGCAAGGGCATTCAATACCTTGTTGGCGGATCAGCATGTCCCCGACAAAGAAAACGACTAGCCGACAACTGTTGATGACCGGTCCGACCCGAAGAGCCGCCTGTTGGCTATGCCCGGGCCCGCTTTTCCGGATTGGACATCATCGGTTAGGGGGGAGGTACTTGGTAGGGGCGTCATCAGGGAAGTGGAATAGACTTAACAATTGCATACGGTCTAAAAATCGAGACGGATCATTGCTTAAACACGAAAAGGATTATTACAACGGGATGGGAAGCCGATCTAATCCATCGGCAGGTTGAGCCGAAGAGTGTTCTCCTTGATTCCAACAAGGACGCTGAGGCGGTCAGGCCACGCCGGCGGGTTATGATGGCCGCAGCACTCATGGTCGTCTTTAGGTGGCATGCTCACCACCAGGGCCGGATTAAAACCCGGTCCGAACATACCTTAAACCCTATGGCAATACGGGATCAAAAAGGTCATATTATTTATGGTGCTTGCCtatattcaaattttgaaatttcaTAGAGAAGTTTATACCAAGCTAAACTGGGAAGGAGAAAAGAAGTAAGATTCTTACTTTCCATATATTCATATCCAGGTCCACTTCGTGTTTGCCTGACAAATCAATTTCATCCACGCTTAcaacagaagaagaaaatagcACAACAACCAAAGGTAACTGTAAGCTGAGAGGCGGATAATTCATTAATAAtgatctttgttgatttgttgtaatCTTGAAAAGTAGAGAAGCAAAAGAAAACCCACCAACCATCACAAGGAAATGAAGGGAATGTCATGTTTATATGGATATTGGAATATTTTCTCCGCGCTTCAAATCTACAGGCATCTGTCCATAGCATGCAAGTTACAGTAAGAAAATTGTACGTAGCCCCTTAAAGAAACAGACAGCGATGTGAATATAATCTATTGACGCATATAGAATTGATCAAATATAGTTACCAACCTGATGAACGGTAATGAACGGTATATGTTGTAAGATGATATTTCAGCTCATGCAAGAACAGCGTAGCCATTATGACCAGACCGATTATGGACACTACAAGCAAGGAAGAATTCGTTGAAGCTCATGATATGATCAGTTCGTCAGAAAAATCCATGCTATTATAAAACCTTACTTCCCTACGGTacgggtgaatccgcggatttcaaagtccaaccgcaacTAAACCGCTAAAAGTGCGGATTTGATAATCCCATCCATGTCCAGTCCATAAAGCTTGCGGATTGGATTTCACCcgtaattttgcggacggatacgggtgaaatccgcggttccggattTTTTGCTCACACCTAAATTCCTTTACGTGATAAGTaagggtgtgcaacggacggacggatgcGATTTATGGGTCACCCGCGTCTAATCCGTCAAAGTTGCAGAGTTTGGAAAATTAAACCGTGTCTGCCCGAATGACCCGTGGATTTGATATCCGCGGATCAACGGGTGATGCGGACCGGACGCGGAATAACCGCAGACTTAgtctaaggaaaaaaaaaaatctttgcctATCTGCGAAAATCCCTTCGTATGGGTAATTGATCTCTCtatttatttatgttaactcactgTCTCACTCCCATCATAATAAATTATAACAATGAAGCAAATGCCAAAGTTTTGTTGCACAATATTACGAGTACAATATATATACTTAATTACTAGGTTGCAATCTTAATTAACACTGCAACAGATAAGTGTAGTGATTTTAATCATTTCATGTAGCACCTTGTTTTTGAAAACGAATGCGCCAGGAAAATAATTTCCTCTCTGAATCGGAAAACAACACGATAAATTTCGTGGATTAGTGCTTTAGCAGGATTCTTGTCCACAATTGACCACCTTTGGCGGATAATTAACTGCTATcttgttttgtgtttatattcagtATCAGGAGGAGGGCACAGCTTCTTTTGCCAGTAGTTCTCACAACGCACCAATTGAAGAGTATGTAGTCTACCCCATGTTTTCAAGCTTCAAAACCTTCAGTTTCTTCAAGAAGATAATGCAGATCTTGAAATGTTCTCTGAAGCAGACGAACCTCTTACTCCCAGTAAACAAAAGTAGAgatatctaatctaatctaaaacACCTGTTATCCCCTGTAAAAATCTTAAACTCAATTTTTGTGTGTGCGGatgaatccgcggatttcaaagtccaaccgcaaccaaaccgctaaaagtgcggatttgagaatcccacccgtgTACGGCCCATATATCTTGCGGATTGGGTTTCACCCGTAATTTTGCGGATGGATACGGGTGAAATTCGCGGTTCCGGAATTTTTGCTCACCCCTAGTCATAAGCATTAGGGGTGTGCAAAaagtccggaaccgcggatttcatccgtatccgtccttaaaattgcgggtgaaacccaatccgcaagttctatgggccggacacgggtgggattctcaaatccgcatatttagcggtttggttgcggttggactttgatatccgcggattcacccgcaccaTAGGGTAATAAGATGAGTCAACGATGACCACGACGAATTGGAATGAATTTGACGATAAACTTCAAGAGGATGGATAGAATTGACTTGTTTTTTCAAAGTTATAGTACGGAGGGAGAGATTACAAAAGATGCAGTCAATGACAAGTATAATAACCAGAAGAGCACCATTAGGTTTTCTCTTAGTTTTTTTCTTATTCGCTAAACTATTGCATCAAAGGGTACCTGAAGACCCGATACAGAGCAGCTTCGACACATTTTTGTTAATTTAACCAATATTTCATTTAAGGACTGACCACCCATTTGCTTGAAATTTTATTTACCTGGTTTAACGTTACCTTGAATGTCAATTTGATATCAGCGAATAAACGACGATTATAAGACcagaactaaaataaaataagaaaaatagatGAAATACACCATGCAACTCAAGAACCTTCTTTTCCATGTTGCAACATGAGTTTCTTGAGGCTAACAAAAACACAATGGAATGGCAACTCCAACTTGagtgattttgttttattttattacaGTATTATTTCTTTTGGCTAAATCtacggttaatccgcatccggtctGCATCACCCGTTGATCCGCGGATATCAAATCTGCGGGTAATTGAgccggacacggttggattttccaaaaatccgcaactttgacggtttgaacgctggtgacccctaatccgcatccgtccgttgcacacccctaataAGCATCCTTGGCTTGTTGAAAAAATTCTGAATGATCGCTACAAATTCATCACCACTTCAGCCCAGTAAGCTTTGAAAAGGTGGCCTGGAAAACCCATCAGCCCAACATGTCCACATTTTCATCCTCTTTTTACCACTAAATGAAATTTTATTACAGTACACAAGATGTATTTTAGTTTGTAATGTTCTGTTTATCGACTTTGGCTCCAATTGTAACTTAGTTTAGAAAATTAAAGCATTGGATTTGGATACGGTATTTTTATCCTACACACGAAAACAATGGTTAATATTATGGTTAATTGAGCACGTGGAAATATGACTAGTTTTGGTATTGATTCAAACTAAAAAAAATTGCTAGATTAAAACAAGGACTAGTATATCAATGGTGGATGAAACAAGGACTAGTATATCAACCTAAAACAGTCTTACCAGCAAGTCAAACTCTTAAACCTAACATTCTTCATATTTTGTATACAACTACACGTTCTGTTCATCATTTCTTCCCTTTCTATCTAACTTTGGAATCTCTGCATAACAATTTGTTGCATGTTGTAATGGCAAAATCAGGGAACAAAAGCATACAAGCAAAGCTGGTGGGTATGTGCATGAATAGATTAGTACTTCTTATTAAGCTTTTGTGCATGTCAAAATTTTATATGCATATTTCTTAGCTAGTTTCATGTTTGAAAATCTTCTAAATATCGCTTAATATGAATGAAATCAAACATGGATATATGCCTGTACTTATAAGATGGAGTTCTTGGTTAGAATGTATGGTTGCCAATGTTTGAGAAAGCACAATAGTAGTTAACTTCTGGTGGCTTAAACAATTTGTGCACCCAGGTGCTACTTGGGGATATGGGTACCGGGAAGACGAGTTTGGTATTAAGATTTGTCAAGGGCCAGTTTTTCGATTTccaggtttgatttttttttctttttttgaatgtACTTTCGATTGTTGTTCATATTTTGTTTGATTTAACACAGATAATACTTGAAATTACAGCAGGAATCAACCATAGGAGCAGCGTTTTTCACGCAGGTATTATCATTAAATGAAGCTACTGTAAAATTTGATATATGGGACACGGCAGGACAAGAACGATATCACAGTTTGGCTCCCATGTATTATCGTGGTGCATCTGCAGCGGCTATAGTATATGACATAACAAGCAAGGTGAGCTATATTACACTGTGCTAATAACACTTGGTATATATCTTTATACAATTGTAGAATTAGTAATTCAATTTTGCTGCAGGATTCTTTTCGTCGAGCCAAAAAATGGGTTGAAGAACTTGAAACACGAGGTAACAGTTCTGATCTTATATTTTGGCTTTCAGAGTTTTATTGCTGTCTAATTAACATCCAAAAAACATGCTTCAGTTCATTTTCGTAGAGCCCTGCGAACCCTGTACAGTTTGGATTCAAAAACTTCTTACTTGTTTCTCAATTAAAAGAAGTCTTGTTTAACTGATGAGGCTATTTCAGATAGAAAAAAAAGTTGGCAGCAGGTAATGCAACATGTTAGTTCACAGAACTTGACTTCTACATTTCGCCGTTGTAGGTAATCCGAACATGGTAATGTTGTTGGTCGGAAACAAGGCTGATTTGGAATCAAGCAGAAAGGTGGCGACTGAGGTGCGTGCAGAAATTCGTTCCTAAAGCATTTCCTTTAATCATGTTATTAAGTTATAACCCCTGACACCATACTGGCCACCATTTGATTCCTCAATTGTCACAGGAAGGTGAACAATATGCGAAAGAAAACGGGATGTTTTTCATGGAAACATCTGCAAAAACTGGGCAAAATGTTAATGAACTTTTCTACGAAGTTGGTAATACGCTTTAGTTTTCAGAAAGAAAGTTCGATTTCTTTAGTTTCAATCGCAAGAACAATTACTTTCCACAACAATAGTAACTATGATTAGTTTTTGCAGCAAAAAGATTAGCAAAATTGAACACTGTCCGCGCTTCTGGCATGAAACTACATGGTGGAACACAAGAAGGAAGGAGCTTATTTTGCTGCTCCGGTTGACATCCTTGTTCAAGAATTTCCCTTGTGGCACCACGTAATGCTGCTGTCTCTCTTGTGATTTTATTAAAAAGATGTACCACTGTTTTCTGTAACTAACATCATGTTTACTGATTTCTGTCTAACAGCTAGTATTTGCACATCAGTTTATAGACAAGTCGCGATGGAGTGAACTGTGGCAAGTGAATCCCTGTATCGTCTACTTGTAAAAAGTTAATGAACCATTTAATCTTTGTATGAAACAAGTCTGTTTATTACTGAACTATGAAAGCTACAAGGAATAAGCTAACAAATTAAGATTGGCATACTTCAGCTTAATTCTTTGCTTCCCACCAAGTTTCATGGTTCCTCCTTTGAGCTTCAACTCTGCAATGTTGTTACTAAGTTGTTCTTTTCGTTTACGATCCTTACGGTCTGATATAAACTACGCAAGATCAATATATCTACTATATAAAACAAAGCTTGGACATATTGGCCTAGACAACAGTCTTAACAAAGAATTTTCCTATGAAGAGTGATACTAATCTGTAGCTAACAACAGACTATTCGAATTTTGAAACATTGTCTACACTAAAGTCTAGGTCTAAGTAAAGATTTGAGAACGAGAAACTGAAAGATAAAAACTTCATATTAAATAAAGCTTATAATTATAAAGGACTACCAAACCTTATGTgcaggaaagaagaaaaattaagtTAGGGAGGGAGATACATTACTTCTAGTGCTGTCACCAGAAAGACTGCAAAACGAGCAAGTTAGTTTAAACATTAAAATACAACAGCTACCAACTATACATGGCACAGGAAATTTTTAAGCCGGGTTTCCAGATGACTTCTGTGAATTCGAGATGGACTCCAACCTTTTGTACATGTCTGAACATGCAGAAGAGAAATCGCTCATGGCACGGAATAGCTCGGGCAAGTGATTCCTCAAACTCATCACCGACTTCTCTCTCACCTGTCTGCAATGAGTGTGATATTCTTCCAACTCTTCCTCAAGTCTCTTTTTCAAACTCTCCACAACAAACTGCCTCTCTGCAACTGGATCCTTGTGGTTTGGATCTTCACTTCTATCTGGGTCCATCTCATCTGGTGGCGTTCTCCGTTGTGTATACTTGTGGTGCCAGTCCTCGAAAGCACGGCTCTTTCTCGAGAACTCTCTCCTGGTGTCCTCACACTTCTCTTTCAGTTTCATCTCTTGCTCCTGATGAattttgatgttgttgatgacTCCTGCAAAACTGAAAATGGCGTTTCCTGCCAACTCATTTGGAAGCTTCTCCAGATGTTCGTGCCAGGCTTGCAATAGGGGTTGGATCGCAGGGTGAgtcactcttggtggagatgaGACTTTCTCCTTTAGGCTGCTCTCGATCGGGATGAGGTTCAGCTTCAACCAACTATTAAGGGCTTGTATGTACTCTTTTTGATGACTCACAAGTCTAGAAAAACTTGCATGCCATTCTTGGACCACTCCCCAAAGCTGAATAGTTCGCTCATGGTGTTGTTCACTTGTTTCATTTGTGGTCtggtttatatcaacgaacttaAGACTCGCAGAAATTTTCAGCTGGTTGACATGATGTTGCTGCATTGCCTCCCACATTGCAGCCATCCTGTATTTCAACACCGAAGTATTAAACTATTAATCCATACACTCTATAACTAGAAGCAGAGATAATGGATTAGGAAGAGAACTGGATTTAAATTTTTTAATAATAACACGTATATAGCAGGGTAATGTTATGTCCCTAACAGATTCAACATCCCTCTAAAGGAGGAACTAAGAAATCTGTATGGTCACTTTCAAAGCATGCAGTCATCAAAACAGAGCCTCTCAAAGGAGATGCCATACAAGTTTCAAATAGTAGAACAATGTTAATTGTGCTGCAAATAAAGGAACAAACATGATCATAATCTTGAAAGAAGCACTTAACACCAACACTTGCCATATTCACAAGTACAAAATTCAAATTGTATGGCAGAAGGAGCTACACCGTTAAGAATACGAGGTACAAAATGATCCAACatgggtgcataatgcatatcAGATACTCATGAAGCGCTAACTAGCATGAGTAATTATTTGGAACGACCTTGTACCCTACAAAAAATATCCAATTCAAAGTAATATTCTTGTACAAGAAACCTACCCTTCGACCAACTTAGTAAGCTTTGGATACAACTGTTTGTCACGCAGACGGTTGATCTCTGAAACGGTTGAGTCCATGGACTGCATGTCGACAATGTACCTCGTATGCAAGTGACTTACAGCTGCCTTTGTTTTCTCCAATGCTTCAGAGCCAGCACCACGTTTTTTTTGCTTATTCAACAAAGCAACCTTTCTCTGATATTCAAGCTTCATTAGCTCACCTGCCTGGTACACGAAACAAATAAATTTAAGACCAGGAATGTAACACGTCGAACACTCAAAAGATTgctaaaaataaatcaaaagacaGTAAAATCAATACCTTCACTTCATCATAAAGTTTTTTCTCCCATGCTAGCAACTTATCCAAAACAGTGGCATGAGTCTCGTCCTTATCTTCTAAATCAAAATCATCCTTCCCATCGTCACCGTTGCCCATATTTCTGAAAGACCTATTCCACGTAATAACACGCATAACCCTTTCTGAGTGATTAATATTAGCTGCAAACAACAGAAGTACAGAACTATTAATAACTGCATAAGCCAAATGAAAGCTTGCGGCATGCTTCTCACAAGACAGCTGAAGGAGTAAATATCTAAACTAATGAAAAATGACCATAAGAAAATTTGGAAATGAGAAAAGCTTCCGCATCTTGTCATTACTGGGTCAGGGAAATTAACATTTAAGGTTAATGATTCAAATTGGTGATCTTGTAACTTCAGGTTCTAGCCCAAAACAAATTTCAGATTTCAAGTTATTACAAAACCATTTTACTTGATTTCCCAGTATATACTCCTGTAGTTTATTATATCTTCCATTTCCCTAACATCGGTCTCTCCACAAGTACAGATGCATATCAAAATCGGCATTTGTTCTGTTTATCTAGCACAGTGGGGCATCTTTCCTCCAAGCTCTCGATTAAACAACACACAAACCCACCAGTAATCATCAATCCAATTAAACACGCAAATTAATCAAGATACAGAAATCACACTAAGCCTTTGCCTTTCCCCATAAAGTTTCAGTCTTTTTACTCTTTCCCTTCCAAATTTT comes from Papaver somniferum cultivar HN1 chromosome 7, ASM357369v1, whole genome shotgun sequence and encodes:
- the LOC113299829 gene encoding ras-related protein RHN1-like isoform X2, with the translated sequence MGTGKTSLVLRFVKGQFFDFQQESTIGAAFFTQVLSLNEATVKFDIWDTAGQERYHSLAPMYYRGASAAAIVYDITSKDSFRRAKKWVEELETRGNPNMVMLLVGNKADLESSRKVATEEGEQYAKENGMFFMETSAKTGQNVNELFYEVAKRLAKLNTVRASGMKLHGGTQEGRSLFCCSG
- the LOC113299828 gene encoding nitrate regulatory gene2 protein-like; the protein is MGCTQSKIENEEAVSRCKDRKQFMREAVTKRNEFAAAHSSYSVALKNTGAALSDYSHGEVNLSNHQDLLINHNLNNLSNPLPPPPPLPPNATQQPSYEANLPPPPPPLPNFSPQPLKRANTMPEFNLSKPDLKQQQEDTIQEEDEDDEDGGESVGHDLNHHRRSRGGRSVSNGGKRDVGSSGSGSGGGGGTQQPSSPPHTPVPPPPPESKGMTWDYFFSMDMPHVLNENDEIRPDNDETEYHIHKSTTSGFRSEHVVHEAGGGSRSNGHVHVIDDDEVEPQTPENVAAEPQVQKPKMVHSNTAPTERTQPGGKGGKTVSLLQVLAALDDHFLKASESAHDVSRMLEATRLHYHSNFADNSANINHSERVMRVITWNRSFRNMGNGDDGKDDFDLEDKDETHATVLDKLLAWEKKLYDEVKAGELMKLEYQRKVALLNKQKKRGAGSEALEKTKAAVSHLHTRYIVDMQSMDSTVSEINRLRDKQLYPKLTKLVEGMAAMWEAMQQHHVNQLKISASLKFVDINQTTNETSEQHHERTIQLWGVVQEWHASFSRLVSHQKEYIQALNSWLKLNLIPIESSLKEKVSSPPRVTHPAIQPLLQAWHEHLEKLPNELAGNAIFSFAGVINNIKIHQEQEMKLKEKCEDTRREFSRKSRAFEDWHHKYTQRRTPPDEMDPDRSEDPNHKDPVAERQFVVESLKKRLEEELEEYHTHCRQVREKSVMSLRNHLPELFRAMSDFSSACSDMYKRLESISNSQKSSGNPA
- the LOC113299829 gene encoding ras-related protein RHN1-like isoform X1, with protein sequence MAKSGNKSIQAKLVLLGDMGTGKTSLVLRFVKGQFFDFQESTIGAAFFTQVLSLNEATVKFDIWDTAGQERYHSLAPMYYRGASAAAIVYDITSKDSFRRAKKWVEELETRGNPNMVMLLVGNKADLESSRKVATEEGEQYAKENGMFFMETSAKTGQNVNELFYEVAKRLAKLNTVRASGMKLHGGTQEGRSLFCCSG